In one Brassica oleracea var. oleracea cultivar TO1000 chromosome C9, BOL, whole genome shotgun sequence genomic region, the following are encoded:
- the LOC106315016 gene encoding probable serine/threonine-protein kinase At5g41260: MGPRCSKLSLCWWQTHHKSSLNDASDLDNGNDDSASFSEFSFDQLRTATSGFSTDSIVSEHGVKAPNVVYKGRLEDERWIAVKRFNRSAWPDTRQFLEEAKAVGQLRSERLANLIGFCCEGDERLLVAEFMPFETLSKHLFHWDSQPMKWAMRVRVALYLAQALEYCSSKGRALYHDLNAYRILFDQDGNPRLSCFGLMKNSRDGKSYSTNLAFTPPEHCERKRDSSTNPPFVCPHQKPPAIIQSIADKDFKTFVLLQSFRFAR; encoded by the exons ATGGGACCTCGTTGCTCTAAGCTATCTCTCTGTTGGTGGCAAACACATCACAAATCATCTCTCAACGACGCTTCTGATCTAG ATAACGGAAATGACGATTCGGCGTCGTTTAGTGAGTTCAGCTTCGACCAACTACGAACCGCTACTTCAGGATTCTCAACGGACAGCATCGTGTCCGAACACGGCGTCAAAGCTCCAAATGTCGTGTATAAAGGCAGGCTCGAAGATGAGCGATGGATCGCTGTTAAACGCTTCAACAGATCCGCTTGGCCTGACACTCGTCAATTCCTT GAGGAAGCAAAAGCTGTGGGGCAGTTGAGGAGCGAGAGGTTAGCGAACTTGATTGGTTTCTGCTGTGAAGGAGATGAGAGACTGCTCGTTGCTGAGTTTATGCCTTTTGAAACTCTCTCTAAGCATCTCTTCCACT GGGATAGCCAGCCAATGAAGTGGGCTATGAGAGTGAGAGTGGCTTTGTATCTTGCACAAGCACTCGAGTATTGCAGCAGTAAAGGTCGCGCTTTGTACCATGATCTCAACGCTTACAGGATCTTGTTCGACCAG GATGGTAATCCGAGACTATCTTGCTTCGGTCTTATGAAGAATAGTAGGGATGGGAAGAGTTACAGTACTAATCTGGCTTTCACACCTCCTGA GCATTGCGAAAGGAAACGAGATTCGTCGACTAATCCCCCTTTCGTGTGTCCTCATCAGAAGCCCCCTGCTATCATACAATCAATAG CTGATAAAGACTTCAAGACCTTCGTGCTCCTACAATCCTTCAGATTCGCAAGGTAA